A genomic window from Photobacterium gaetbulicola Gung47 includes:
- a CDS encoding transcriptional regulator MalT (COG2909) translates to MWIPSKLTRPARLHNAILRPRLLETLEQAPFYRLVLFRSPAGYGKTTMAAQWLNEHPHTGWFNIDENDNDTFRFANYLLQTINKATNNACLKTQAMAERRQFACLSTLFSELFGELAEYHDQTYVVLDDYHLINNDDIHDGLRFFLKHMPDNLTLVVTSRTLPPLGTANLRIRDLLIEVDNDLLAFDEEETTRFFDKRIGESIEANVLKSLHQQVEGWPSALQLIALHAQQKPHNLVESAESMASFNRGHLWDYLAEEVFDLLDGETQQFLLQCSVLDMFNAQLVTDLTGRSDALAILESLNRFGLFLNTLEGDNNWYRFHNLFAEFLRHQRYSQIPQQRAELHALAAKAWLKQNSPQQALLHAQKCEDTKLVINILCDFGWEMFHHGEMKLLQDALGQIDAEELYTQPRLNLLHMWLLQSQHLYNDVGDMIVETEAEFTKRNIDLDDALQGEFNALRAQVAINQGKPDDALILSEQALGQLPSTTYRSRIVATSVVGEVHHCLGNLSRALPMMQQTEKMARQYHVYHQALWALLQQAEILLAQGYVQSAYELLEQAFKLVKEQHLQQVPLHEFLLRLRAQILWCWNRLEEAEESALKSLEVLAPYDETKSLHAYSMLARIAITRGEIDKASRYLDLCNSLMSRSVYHIDWRANTDLANLLFWQMTSDMDSIQQWLLHAEQPEAACNHFQQLQWRNIGRACVNIGEFDRAEAIFTMLDESCNKHNLITDKNRNLVVQAVLSKRQGRRELALQQIKQALELTNSTGMVGIFLCDGSQICDLIQELVDTKALNELELHRARQLLREMTSKERNRSVHFDENFVEKLLNLPDVPELIRTSPLTQREWQVLGLIYTGYSNEQIASELDVASTTIKTHIRNLYQKLNIANRQQAIETAEYLLKLMGF, encoded by the coding sequence ATGTGGATACCATCTAAATTAACTCGTCCAGCACGCCTTCATAACGCAATTTTACGTCCCCGTTTGCTGGAAACGCTAGAGCAGGCCCCGTTCTACCGTCTTGTGCTGTTTCGATCTCCTGCGGGCTATGGCAAAACCACTATGGCAGCCCAATGGTTGAATGAGCACCCGCATACCGGTTGGTTTAATATTGACGAAAACGACAACGATACCTTCCGCTTTGCAAATTATCTTCTTCAAACAATAAACAAAGCCACCAACAATGCATGCTTGAAAACCCAGGCCATGGCAGAACGCCGCCAGTTTGCTTGCTTATCAACCCTGTTTAGCGAACTGTTCGGTGAACTGGCTGAATATCATGATCAAACCTATGTAGTCCTCGATGATTACCACCTGATTAATAATGACGATATTCACGACGGCCTGCGTTTTTTCCTCAAGCATATGCCTGACAACCTGACGCTAGTTGTGACCAGCCGTACCCTGCCGCCGCTAGGTACAGCCAACCTGCGCATTCGTGACTTGCTCATCGAGGTTGATAACGATCTGCTGGCCTTCGATGAAGAAGAAACCACTCGCTTCTTCGATAAACGAATCGGTGAAAGTATCGAAGCCAATGTTCTGAAGTCTCTGCATCAGCAAGTTGAAGGTTGGCCATCCGCCCTACAACTGATTGCCCTGCACGCCCAGCAAAAACCCCATAACTTGGTTGAATCAGCCGAGTCGATGGCAAGCTTTAATCGAGGCCATTTGTGGGATTACCTTGCTGAAGAAGTTTTTGACCTACTTGACGGTGAAACCCAGCAATTCCTGCTACAGTGCTCGGTGCTTGATATGTTCAATGCACAATTGGTGACCGATCTGACAGGGCGTAGTGACGCGCTGGCCATTCTCGAATCGCTCAACCGCTTCGGCCTGTTCCTCAATACTCTTGAGGGGGACAACAATTGGTATCGCTTTCATAACCTGTTTGCCGAATTCCTCCGCCACCAGCGCTATTCCCAAATTCCGCAACAGCGGGCGGAATTGCATGCACTGGCAGCCAAAGCCTGGTTGAAGCAGAACTCGCCTCAACAGGCGTTGCTACACGCTCAAAAGTGTGAAGATACTAAACTAGTTATCAACATCCTGTGCGATTTTGGCTGGGAAATGTTCCACCACGGTGAAATGAAGCTGCTGCAAGATGCCCTCGGCCAAATTGACGCTGAAGAGCTTTACACCCAGCCGCGCCTGAACCTACTCCACATGTGGCTACTGCAAAGCCAGCATTTATACAACGATGTTGGCGACATGATTGTGGAGACAGAGGCCGAATTTACCAAACGTAATATCGATCTCGATGATGCCCTGCAAGGTGAATTCAATGCCCTTCGCGCGCAAGTGGCTATCAACCAAGGTAAACCGGACGATGCACTGATATTATCCGAGCAAGCACTGGGCCAACTGCCATCGACAACCTACCGTAGCCGTATCGTCGCAACGTCCGTCGTGGGTGAAGTTCATCACTGCCTGGGCAACCTAAGCCGCGCACTGCCGATGATGCAGCAGACCGAGAAAATGGCCCGCCAGTACCATGTCTACCATCAAGCTTTGTGGGCGCTGCTGCAGCAGGCTGAAATTTTATTGGCCCAGGGCTATGTGCAAAGTGCCTATGAATTGCTTGAGCAGGCTTTCAAACTGGTTAAAGAGCAACACCTGCAGCAAGTACCACTTCACGAGTTCCTGCTTCGTCTTCGAGCGCAAATCCTCTGGTGCTGGAATCGCCTTGAGGAAGCCGAAGAATCAGCCCTGAAAAGCTTAGAAGTGCTTGCCCCCTATGACGAGACCAAGTCACTTCATGCCTACTCGATGCTGGCGCGAATCGCCATCACCCGTGGCGAGATAGACAAAGCAAGCCGCTATCTTGACCTGTGTAACAGCTTGATGAGCCGCTCGGTCTACCACATTGACTGGCGCGCCAATACTGATTTGGCCAATTTGTTGTTCTGGCAAATGACCAGTGATATGGATAGCATCCAGCAATGGCTGCTGCATGCAGAGCAACCGGAAGCAGCCTGTAACCACTTCCAGCAGCTACAGTGGCGCAACATTGGCCGTGCGTGTGTCAATATCGGTGAATTCGACCGTGCCGAAGCGATTTTCACTATGCTGGATGAGAGCTGTAATAAACACAACCTGATCACTGATAAGAACCGCAACCTTGTGGTTCAAGCCGTACTGAGCAAACGCCAGGGGCGCAGAGAGTTAGCCCTGCAGCAAATCAAGCAAGCGCTCGAGCTGACGAACAGTACCGGCATGGTGGGTATCTTCCTGTGTGACGGTAGCCAGATCTGCGATCTGATCCAGGAGTTAGTTGACACTAAAGCACTCAACGAACTAGAGCTTCACCGTGCGCGCCAACTGCTCAGGGAAATGACAAGCAAGGAGCGTAACCGCTCAGTTCACTTTGATGAAAACTTCGTCGAAAAACTGCTCAACTTGCCAGATGTACCCGAACTCATCCGTACCAGCCCACTGACCCAACGGGAGTGGCAGGTACTTGGGCTTATCTATACCGGTTACAGCAATGAGCAGATTGCCTCGGAGCTGGATGTGGCATCGACGACAATCAAGACCCACATTCGTAACCTGTACCAAAAACTTAATATCGCAAATAGACAGCAGGCTATTGAAACGGCGGAATATTTACTAAAATTAATGGGCTTCTAG
- a CDS encoding putative hydrolase or acyltransferase-like protein (COG2021), whose product MLKATFPKREIITLDIAGNGPRYREQSATSVSEMVDDLRCQLSAYQSHTNRLAETLSAEDGVDIIAISLGGMIALEWMHKFPQEIHSAILINSSLGNYSPFYKRLKWQQYKNIVRYFFISEQKREALIFAMTTRQSPPSIINNWIKWRVACPISASNALRQLYAASRYQYAVVPTAITLLIGSKQDALVDISCSKALAKAWNIPLLLHTEAGHDLPTDDPDWLIDKIQLYYQRQAVPDKEYECEMN is encoded by the coding sequence ATGCTCAAGGCCACTTTTCCCAAGCGTGAAATCATCACATTGGATATCGCTGGCAATGGGCCTCGTTACCGCGAACAATCTGCTACCAGTGTGTCGGAGATGGTTGATGATCTGAGATGCCAACTATCTGCCTATCAATCACACACCAACCGCTTGGCTGAAACTCTCAGCGCAGAAGATGGCGTCGATATCATCGCAATTTCTCTTGGCGGTATGATCGCCCTGGAATGGATGCATAAGTTTCCGCAAGAGATCCATTCGGCAATTTTAATTAACTCCAGCCTTGGCAACTACTCCCCATTTTATAAAAGGCTCAAATGGCAGCAATACAAAAATATCGTGCGCTACTTCTTTATTTCCGAGCAAAAACGTGAAGCACTCATTTTTGCCATGACCACCAGGCAATCTCCACCAAGTATTATCAATAACTGGATCAAGTGGCGAGTAGCCTGCCCGATTTCAGCCTCTAATGCATTACGTCAACTCTATGCTGCTAGCCGATATCAATACGCTGTTGTACCGACAGCCATTACTCTCCTCATTGGCAGCAAACAAGATGCCCTGGTGGATATTTCGTGCAGTAAAGCCTTAGCCAAGGCATGGAATATCCCCTTGCTGCTCCACACCGAGGCCGGCCACGACCTGCCTACCGACGACCCTGACTGGCTAATCGATAAAATACAACTTTACTACCAGCGCCAAGCAGTGCCAGACAAAGAATATGAATGCGAAATGAATTAA
- a CDS encoding hypothetical protein (COG0463), with protein MTTVSIVIITLNEEKRIGRLLEDLSKQSHQQFEVIVVDSNSDDNTCEVARGFEQALPSLTVHKMRERGTSLGRNTGAQLAKHERLIFLDADVRLSPTFLTNALYELDNRKLEVAGAYMTAKDLSIGYRLGYALFNAGLFTTSFFFPTAVGACMFSTKRAHKEIGGFDQSIVLCEDCDYAKRAAKTWRYRMIPVSFWFDPRRLEQDGLVKMGLTYLRANVRRFFMGEMRNSEMEYKFDHYKDAK; from the coding sequence ATGACAACTGTAAGCATCGTGATCATCACCCTTAATGAAGAGAAACGTATTGGTCGCCTACTGGAGGATCTGAGTAAACAAAGTCATCAGCAATTTGAAGTTATCGTTGTTGATTCAAACAGTGATGACAACACTTGTGAGGTCGCCAGAGGTTTTGAACAAGCCCTACCCAGCTTGACCGTCCACAAAATGCGCGAGCGCGGAACCAGCCTTGGTCGTAATACAGGCGCACAACTTGCCAAGCATGAACGGCTAATTTTTCTTGATGCCGACGTGCGCTTGAGCCCTACATTCCTGACCAATGCACTTTACGAGTTAGATAACCGCAAACTTGAAGTTGCAGGGGCCTATATGACGGCCAAAGACTTATCGATTGGTTATCGGCTTGGATATGCACTATTTAACGCCGGACTATTCACTACCTCATTTTTCTTCCCCACGGCCGTCGGCGCCTGCATGTTTTCAACCAAACGTGCCCACAAAGAGATTGGCGGTTTTGACCAAAGCATCGTGCTTTGTGAAGACTGCGACTACGCCAAGCGAGCAGCTAAAACCTGGCGTTATAGAATGATCCCGGTGAGCTTTTGGTTTGACCCTCGCCGCTTGGAGCAAGATGGTTTGGTCAAAATGGGCCTGACCTACCTTAGAGCCAATGTCCGCCGCTTTTTCATGGGCGAAATGCGCAACAGCGAAATGGAGTATAAATTTGATCATTACAAGGATGCTAAATAA
- a CDS encoding hypothetical protein (COG0586) has translation MHDVAWWWYFGGSLLDALIGPNLFFPGEPFLLAAGYLLSHGAIYGVLAVLAGGFIGDQISFFIGRRFGARGRRWLVSKFNKTKRPIAKARLILQTKGPWIVTASRLLGPVAWIMPFIAGSYAMRWSTFTLYSSIGLILGVGQFTLAGFFIGKGVDVIPSWQAIGLFFQEHSVLLTAGLISLLATVILYRVYRWRKWLLITFCWLTALGAANYYHFFHSDAYQIEWLSKAQANSNITALQDDKITLDNLSYTVYPGLSPVYKAQPINIVLYGEHPSTLMEELGWVKNKTFSRDTLNLSQYLELIAKQQPPISDLYWNQQPQLLAYQIKGDLINRRHIRWWFAGKSEQTGQDIWVASISYDNRLKLAHYKGLITILHGIDPDTDQERDTLMKNAEVLAWRTELRNLAEPIAFSKSNHYFSDGKVAVIMPN, from the coding sequence ATGCATGACGTTGCTTGGTGGTGGTATTTTGGCGGCAGCTTGCTTGATGCCCTGATCGGTCCCAATCTGTTTTTTCCTGGTGAACCCTTCTTGCTCGCTGCTGGTTACCTACTCAGTCATGGGGCTATCTACGGGGTACTAGCAGTGCTCGCCGGGGGCTTCATTGGCGATCAAATTAGCTTTTTCATTGGTCGCCGCTTTGGCGCTCGAGGGCGACGCTGGTTAGTGAGTAAATTCAACAAAACAAAACGTCCGATCGCCAAAGCACGATTAATCCTGCAAACAAAAGGGCCATGGATTGTGACAGCTTCACGTCTACTTGGCCCTGTCGCCTGGATAATGCCCTTTATCGCAGGCAGCTATGCCATGCGATGGTCAACGTTCACTTTATATTCATCCATCGGTTTGATACTGGGAGTTGGCCAATTCACGCTTGCTGGATTCTTTATCGGCAAAGGAGTTGACGTAATACCAAGTTGGCAGGCCATAGGGTTATTTTTTCAAGAACACAGTGTCCTGCTAACAGCAGGCCTTATTTCTCTGCTAGCAACGGTAATACTTTACCGTGTTTATCGCTGGAGAAAATGGTTGCTGATAACTTTCTGCTGGCTTACGGCACTGGGCGCGGCAAACTACTACCACTTTTTTCATAGCGATGCCTACCAAATTGAATGGCTCTCCAAGGCACAAGCTAACAGTAATATTACAGCCTTGCAGGATGACAAAATCACACTAGATAATTTAAGCTACACCGTTTATCCGGGGCTGTCTCCGGTATATAAAGCGCAACCAATAAATATTGTTTTATATGGCGAACACCCAAGTACCTTAATGGAAGAGCTAGGCTGGGTGAAAAACAAAACCTTCTCTCGTGATACTCTGAATTTATCTCAGTACCTTGAATTAATAGCCAAACAACAGCCACCAATTTCAGATTTATATTGGAACCAACAACCACAATTATTAGCCTATCAAATTAAAGGCGACTTGATTAACCGCCGGCATATCCGATGGTGGTTTGCTGGAAAATCAGAACAGACAGGCCAGGATATTTGGGTTGCTTCAATTAGTTATGATAACAGACTCAAACTTGCTCATTACAAGGGATTAATCACCATTCTACACGGCATTGACCCAGATACCGATCAAGAGCGGGACACGCTAATGAAAAATGCTGAAGTATTAGCTTGGCGTACCGAATTAAGAAACTTAGCAGAGCCTATCGCTTTTTCCAAATCCAATCATTATTTTAGTGATGGAAAAGTTGCGGTAATCATGCCAAATTAA
- a CDS encoding hypothetical protein (COG2340): MKVLPLFVLSSLLLVGCGSGGSSSSASSDSDNPGTPSHLPESGGDDSGTSPGDDNNAGSGGDDNTGGGDEGNTDPSPGDTFAEQMLYAVNQARSQSQVCGSTTMPAVPALEWDYDLESAAIRHSSDMANNGFMSHTGSDGSSPEDRINATGYSWSTWAENVAAGQKGIDAVMAAWMKSEGHCKNIMNGNVTEMGAAFVENPDTQYGIYWTQVFAKPR, encoded by the coding sequence ATGAAAGTTTTACCCTTATTCGTTTTGTCATCATTGTTATTAGTGGGATGTGGTTCTGGTGGTTCGAGCTCTTCTGCATCTTCTGATAGTGATAACCCTGGTACCCCGTCTCATTTGCCTGAAAGTGGTGGTGATGACTCCGGCACAAGTCCTGGTGACGATAACAATGCCGGTAGTGGCGGCGATGATAACACCGGCGGTGGTGACGAGGGTAATACAGACCCAAGCCCGGGTGATACGTTTGCCGAGCAGATGCTTTATGCGGTTAACCAAGCGCGCTCACAATCACAAGTGTGCGGCTCTACAACTATGCCTGCCGTTCCAGCCCTAGAATGGGATTATGACTTGGAGTCGGCGGCGATACGCCATTCCAGCGATATGGCGAATAATGGCTTTATGAGCCATACAGGTTCAGATGGAAGCTCTCCTGAAGACCGAATCAATGCGACAGGCTATTCGTGGAGCACTTGGGCAGAGAATGTAGCGGCTGGCCAGAAAGGTATTGATGCTGTTATGGCAGCCTGGATGAAGAGTGAAGGCCACTGTAAAAACATCATGAACGGCAATGTCACTGAGATGGGCGCAGCATTTGTTGAAAACCCAGATACTCAATACGGGATTTACTGGACGCAGGTGTTTGCCAAGCCGCGTTAA
- a CDS encoding molybdate transporter ATP-binding protein (COG4148), whose amino-acid sequence MIVIDVKQKLGELDMDIKLELPMQGITAIFGRSGAGKTSLINVLSGLSKPDSGSISLGQHVLYSQQAGINLPPEKRRIGYVFQDARLFPHYTVEGNLLYGCKSEKSDQFHSVTHLLGIEHLLKRYPASLSGGEKQRVAIGRALLSNPSLLLMDEPLASLDLPRKQELMPYLERLAKEVKIPIVYVTHSLDEILRLADHMAMIHHGKVVVSGHINSVWGSPEMRPWLPAKEQSSLLSARINHHHPHYGLTQVMLNHDAYLWVNRLQSVRGEWVRVRVHSNDVSLTKAKPEQTSIRNILAAKIDKIHPVDEQERVEVRLRVGEAQLWANITKWAADELHLSVGDKVFAQIKGVSVTQEDLASM is encoded by the coding sequence ATGATCGTTATTGATGTGAAGCAAAAGCTGGGTGAGCTGGATATGGATATCAAGCTTGAGTTACCCATGCAGGGGATCACGGCTATCTTCGGTCGCTCGGGAGCAGGCAAAACCTCCTTGATCAACGTGCTTAGCGGCTTGTCGAAGCCCGATTCCGGTTCGATTTCACTCGGTCAGCACGTCCTGTATAGCCAGCAAGCAGGCATTAACCTGCCGCCCGAGAAGCGCCGGATCGGTTACGTATTCCAAGATGCCAGACTGTTCCCACACTATACCGTTGAGGGGAATTTGCTTTACGGCTGCAAAAGTGAAAAGTCCGATCAGTTTCATTCCGTTACACACCTGCTGGGTATCGAGCACTTATTAAAGCGCTATCCCGCCTCTTTGTCTGGTGGTGAGAAGCAGCGCGTGGCAATAGGCCGCGCGCTGCTGTCCAATCCATCACTGTTGCTGATGGATGAACCCTTGGCATCACTTGATCTACCCCGCAAGCAAGAGCTAATGCCTTATCTGGAGCGGCTGGCCAAAGAGGTTAAAATCCCGATTGTCTACGTCACCCATAGCTTGGACGAAATTCTTCGTCTGGCCGATCATATGGCGATGATTCATCATGGGAAGGTTGTGGTCTCTGGCCATATCAACAGTGTTTGGGGCTCTCCTGAAATGCGGCCTTGGCTACCGGCCAAAGAGCAGAGTTCGCTGTTGAGTGCTCGCATTAACCATCACCACCCGCACTATGGTCTTACCCAGGTAATGCTCAACCATGATGCTTATTTATGGGTTAACCGGTTGCAAAGTGTTAGGGGAGAGTGGGTTAGGGTTCGTGTTCATTCGAATGATGTGTCGCTGACCAAGGCTAAACCTGAGCAAACCAGCATTCGGAATATTCTCGCAGCAAAGATAGATAAAATTCATCCGGTTGATGAACAAGAGCGTGTTGAGGTGCGCCTGCGGGTCGGGGAGGCACAATTGTGGGCCAATATCACCAAGTGGGCCGCAGATGAGCTGCATTTGTCGGTTGGAGACAAAGTTTTTGCCCAAATTAAAGGGGTGAGTGTCACGCAGGAAGACTTGGCGTCCATGTAG
- a CDS encoding molybdate ABC transporter permease protein (COG4149), translating into MLTEYEVQALLLSLKIASVAVVVSLPFGVVCAWLLARCQFVGKSLLDGLVHLPLVLPPVVIGYLLLVVMGRQGIIGKVLYEWFGLTFSFSWRGAVLAVAVVSFPLMVRSIRLALEGVDHKLEQAARTLGASPLKVFFTITLPLTLPGILTGAILAFARALGEFGATITFVSNIPGETQTIPLAMYSFIETPGAEEQAARLCVIAIVIALASILASEWLSRVARHRLEAR; encoded by the coding sequence ATGCTGACAGAGTATGAAGTGCAAGCGTTATTGCTGAGCTTGAAAATCGCCAGCGTTGCTGTTGTTGTAAGTTTGCCTTTTGGTGTTGTTTGCGCTTGGTTGCTCGCCCGCTGCCAATTTGTGGGAAAGTCATTGCTCGATGGCCTAGTGCACTTACCTTTGGTACTTCCTCCGGTGGTTATTGGCTATTTGCTACTGGTGGTTATGGGACGTCAGGGTATTATTGGAAAAGTGCTTTATGAGTGGTTCGGCCTAACATTTAGCTTCAGCTGGCGCGGGGCCGTACTCGCTGTTGCGGTGGTCTCTTTCCCATTGATGGTTCGCTCTATCCGGTTGGCACTCGAAGGCGTTGATCACAAACTGGAGCAGGCGGCGCGAACTTTGGGCGCCAGTCCGCTAAAAGTGTTTTTCACGATTACACTGCCGCTTACTTTACCAGGGATACTGACAGGGGCCATTTTGGCCTTTGCCCGTGCCTTGGGCGAATTTGGCGCGACCATTACCTTTGTGTCCAATATTCCGGGGGAGACCCAAACCATCCCGCTGGCGATGTATTCCTTTATCGAAACCCCGGGGGCCGAGGAGCAAGCAGCTAGGCTCTGTGTGATCGCGATTGTTATTGCGCTAGCATCAATACTGGCGTCGGAATGGCTGTCGCGTGTGGCTAGGCACCGTTTGGAGGCCAGATGA
- a CDS encoding molybdenum ABC transporter,periplasmic molybdenum-binding protein (COG0725), whose product MKCWKGTVAAIVMSAMPVMPFSTIAAEKVTVFAASSLTNAMNDVVSAYEQTTGEKPVVSYASSSALARQIAQGAPADIYVSANEKWMDYLSEQGAIEDSTRKPLLHNSLVLVAPNDYPQQQVTLSASLDLTKALDGTRLAVGDPNHVPAGIYTKEALQNIGLWQQAQRLLARANNVRGALLLVERQEALLGVVYKTDALVSNRVKIVSEFPADSHTAIRYPVAMVKGRQNKSTQGFYDFLNSEEAAAIFTEYGFGDVK is encoded by the coding sequence ATGAAGTGCTGGAAGGGGACTGTAGCTGCTATCGTTATGTCAGCTATGCCTGTTATGCCGTTTTCAACTATTGCCGCCGAGAAGGTTACCGTGTTTGCCGCCTCGTCGCTGACCAATGCGATGAACGATGTCGTATCAGCCTATGAGCAAACAACGGGTGAAAAACCAGTGGTTTCTTACGCATCGTCCTCGGCGTTGGCTCGTCAGATTGCACAAGGCGCACCAGCCGATATCTATGTCTCGGCCAATGAGAAGTGGATGGACTACTTGTCAGAGCAAGGTGCGATAGAAGACTCGACCAGAAAACCGCTATTGCACAATAGCTTGGTGTTAGTTGCCCCCAACGATTACCCTCAGCAGCAGGTTACGTTGAGTGCTTCGCTCGATCTTACAAAAGCCTTAGATGGTACCCGTCTGGCAGTAGGTGATCCGAACCATGTACCTGCAGGGATCTATACCAAAGAAGCCTTGCAGAATATTGGATTATGGCAGCAAGCTCAGCGCCTGCTGGCTAGGGCCAATAATGTCAGAGGTGCATTGTTGCTGGTAGAAAGGCAAGAAGCCTTACTGGGTGTGGTATACAAAACAGATGCACTGGTTTCCAACCGAGTGAAAATTGTCAGCGAATTCCCTGCTGATAGTCATACAGCTATCCGTTATCCGGTTGCTATGGTGAAAGGGCGTCAAAATAAGAGTACACAAGGCTTTTATGATTTTCTCAATTCAGAAGAGGCGGCGGCAATTTTCACCGAATACGGATTCGGGGACGTTAAGTGA